The following proteins come from a genomic window of Corynebacterium falsenii:
- the nrdH gene encoding glutaredoxin-like protein NrdH, with product MITVYTKPACVQCTATKKALDKAGLEYTMVDISLDDEARDYVMALGHLQAPVVVAGENHWSGFRPDRIRALAVEAA from the coding sequence ATGATCACCGTTTACACCAAGCCCGCTTGCGTCCAGTGCACCGCCACCAAGAAGGCCCTCGATAAGGCCGGTCTGGAATACACCATGGTGGACATCAGCCTGGATGACGAGGCCCGTGACTACGTCATGGCTCTCGGCCACCTGCAGGCACCGGTTGTCGTGGCAGGCGAAAACCACTGGTCCGGCTTCCGTCCCGACCGCATCCGCGCCCTGGCTGTCGAGGCCGCCTAA